A window from Streptomyces sp. NBC_00271 encodes these proteins:
- a CDS encoding roadblock/LC7 domain-containing protein, producing the protein MSQAAQNLNWLITNFVDNTPGVSHTVVVSADGLLLAMSEGFPRDRADQLAAVASGLTSLTAGASRIFEGGSVNQTVVEMERGFLFLMSISDGSSLAVLAHPEADIGLIGYEMALLVDRAGTVLTPDLRAELQGSLLN; encoded by the coding sequence ATGAGCCAGGCGGCGCAGAACCTCAACTGGTTGATCACCAACTTCGTGGACAACACCCCCGGGGTGTCCCACACGGTGGTGGTCTCCGCCGACGGACTCCTTCTGGCGATGTCCGAAGGCTTTCCCCGTGACCGCGCCGACCAGCTCGCGGCCGTCGCGTCCGGGCTGACCTCGTTGACCGCGGGCGCGTCCCGCATCTTCGAGGGCGGCAGCGTGAACCAGACAGTTGTGGAGATGGAGCGAGGATTCCTCTTCCTCATGTCCATTTCTGATGGTTCCTCGCTCGCGGTCCTTGCACATCCCGAAGCGGACATCGGTCTCATCGGGTACGAGATGGCCCTTCTGGTGGACCGTGCCGGTACGGTTCTGACCCCGGATCTTCGAGCGGAGCTCCAAGGGAGCCTTCTCAACTAA
- a CDS encoding ABC transporter permease, which yields MRRARPALRAHPAEPAPHTAGPPPHPTGPSPHPTGPAPRARPPLRTQRALRALHAEWTKLRTLPSSWLLLAATVVLTFAVGTAAVSSVSTRECASAAACHEDTVKLALTGVWLGQATVLVLGALSMGAEYGTGTVRTTLTAIPRRATVLASKAAVLAAATGIAAGTAILASLATARWILPANGFTPEAGYPLLSLTDTPTLRAAVGSTLCLILIAFLGLGLAVLLRDSAAAITTGLGVLYVVPLLSDLLGSPTWKDRLERWAPIPAGLAIRATKDLARLPIGPWPGLGVLAAYALGMLLVGGAIFTRRDA from the coding sequence ATGAGGCGCGCGAGGCCGGCGCTCCGCGCCCACCCCGCAGAACCCGCACCCCACACCGCAGGACCCCCACCCCACCCCACGGGGCCCTCACCCCACCCCACAGGACCCGCACCCCGAGCCCGCCCTCCACTCCGCACACAGCGCGCGCTTCGCGCACTCCACGCCGAGTGGACCAAACTCCGCACGCTGCCCAGCAGCTGGCTGCTGCTGGCCGCGACGGTGGTCCTGACCTTCGCGGTGGGCACGGCCGCGGTGTCCTCGGTCAGCACCCGGGAGTGCGCGAGCGCCGCGGCCTGCCACGAGGACACGGTGAAGCTCGCCCTGACGGGTGTGTGGCTCGGTCAGGCGACCGTCCTCGTCCTGGGCGCCCTGTCGATGGGAGCGGAGTACGGCACGGGCACGGTACGGACGACGCTGACGGCGATCCCGCGCCGGGCGACGGTCCTGGCGTCGAAGGCGGCGGTGCTGGCCGCGGCGACGGGCATCGCGGCCGGTACGGCGATCCTCGCCTCCCTCGCCACGGCCCGTTGGATCCTCCCGGCCAACGGCTTCACCCCCGAGGCGGGCTATCCCCTCCTCTCCCTCACCGACACCCCCACCCTCCGGGCCGCCGTCGGCTCCACCCTCTGCCTGATCCTCATAGCCTTCCTGGGCCTGGGGCTGGCGGTCCTGCTCCGGGACAGCGCGGCGGCGATCACCACGGGCCTGGGAGTCCTCTACGTGGTCCCGCTCCTGTCGGACCTCCTGGGCTCACCCACCTGGAAGGACCGCCTCGAACGCTGGGCGCCCATACCGGCGGGTCTCGCCATCCGCGCGACGAAGGACCTCGCCCGCCTGCCGATCGGCCCCTGGCCGGGGCTGGGGGTGCTGGCGGCATACGCGCTGGGGATGCTGCTGGTGGGCGGCGCGATATTCACACGCCGGGACGCGTAG
- a CDS encoding DUF742 domain-containing protein, which produces MATPPGGSSSGNWSYGPGQGQGQGDGSQNPNRFNFPSAPSHRRQQPYAPQGPGPSPYDQPPAPRIQPVQPQRRTPEAAPAGSSNNPLVRPYAMTGGRTRPRYQLAIEALVHTTAQPHQMQGQLPEHQRICNLCREIKSVAEISALLTIPLGVARILVADLAEAGLVAIHQPGGDENAGGQPDVTLLERVLSGLRKL; this is translated from the coding sequence GTGGCAACACCCCCAGGCGGTTCGTCTTCGGGCAACTGGTCGTACGGCCCCGGCCAGGGGCAGGGCCAGGGTGACGGTTCACAGAACCCGAACCGATTCAACTTCCCCTCCGCGCCCAGCCACCGGCGCCAGCAGCCGTACGCACCGCAGGGCCCCGGCCCCTCGCCGTACGACCAGCCGCCGGCGCCGCGCATCCAGCCTGTGCAGCCTCAGCGACGCACCCCCGAGGCGGCGCCCGCGGGATCGTCGAACAACCCTCTGGTGCGCCCGTACGCGATGACGGGCGGCCGCACCAGGCCCCGCTACCAGCTCGCCATCGAGGCACTGGTGCACACCACCGCACAACCGCACCAGATGCAGGGCCAGTTGCCCGAACATCAGCGGATCTGCAACCTCTGCCGGGAGATCAAGTCGGTGGCCGAAATCTCGGCGCTGCTGACGATCCCTCTCGGTGTGGCCAGGATTCTCGTCGCCGACTTGGCGGAGGCGGGCCTGGTCGCCATCCATCAGCCCGGCGGCGACGAGAACGCCGGCGGCCAGCCAGACGTGACTTTGCTCGAAAGGGTGCTCAGTGGACTTCGCAAGCTCTAG
- a CDS encoding GTP-binding protein: MDFASSSGGPSRSTTSAKIVVAGGFGVGKTTFVGAVSEINPLRTEAVMTSASAGIDDLTHTGDKTTTTVAMDFGRITLDQDLILYLFGTPGQDRFWFMWDDLVRGAIGAIVLVDTRRLADCFPAVDYFENSGLPFVIALNGFDGNQPYNPDEVREALQIGPDTPIITTDARHRADAKSALITLVEHALMARLR, translated from the coding sequence GTGGACTTCGCAAGCTCTAGCGGAGGGCCTTCCCGCTCCACCACGTCCGCGAAGATCGTGGTGGCGGGCGGCTTCGGCGTGGGCAAGACCACGTTCGTCGGGGCCGTCTCGGAGATCAACCCGCTGCGTACCGAGGCCGTCATGACGTCCGCGTCCGCGGGCATCGACGACCTCACGCACACCGGAGACAAGACGACGACCACCGTCGCCATGGACTTCGGCCGCATCACCCTGGACCAGGACCTGATCCTGTACCTGTTCGGCACCCCCGGTCAGGACCGCTTCTGGTTCATGTGGGACGACCTGGTCCGCGGCGCCATCGGCGCGATCGTCCTGGTCGACACCCGCCGTCTCGCCGACTGCTTCCCCGCGGTCGACTACTTCGAGAACAGCGGCCTGCCGTTCGTCATCGCCCTCAACGGCTTCGACGGCAACCAGCCCTACAACCCGGACGAGGTCCGTGAAGCCCTTCAGATCGGCCCCGACACGCCGATCATCACGACGGACGCCCGGCACCGCGCCGACGCGAAGTCGGCGCTGATCACGCTGGTCGAGCACGCCCTGATGGCACGTCTGCGGTAG
- a CDS encoding sensor histidine kinase has translation MSIDDTAHPGAPSDLPLAEAELPWNHPLARGLSRLGRRLKQGDRNHPWVLDTGVIVVVALMFCVPDLVHDDDGRRHAFDTQVTHLPWPVTVALQAGLVLPLLWRRRRPSLAFAVIAAVLFLQVALGVWLRADVALLIALYSLVLHGQLRRLPVACAVTAAALGLVALRLPSAVSVLDALFFLFSTITAAVALGLAVRIRRAQLAVLRDRATRLEIERDQRSKLAAAAERTRVAREMHDIVGHNLSVIITLADGGAYATDIAPERGKQALLLIGDTGRQALGELRRMLGVLREQTQTPAAPQLSPQPGIADIDALCARIRAAGPQVVYRTGGELDTLDRGVQLTVYRIVQEALTNALKHAGHDTRVELAVGVKDTRLHIDVHDTGRGGGTVRPGPPQVEGHGLAGMRERAALYGGTVSAGPAPGGGWTVRATLDLTPLAETLAETPAETPAETDVTPPAATGGAV, from the coding sequence ATGAGCATCGACGACACCGCCCACCCGGGGGCACCCTCCGACCTGCCCCTGGCGGAGGCGGAGCTCCCCTGGAACCACCCCCTGGCCCGCGGACTGTCCCGGCTCGGCCGACGTCTCAAGCAGGGCGACCGGAACCATCCGTGGGTCCTGGACACGGGTGTGATCGTGGTCGTGGCGCTGATGTTCTGCGTGCCGGACCTGGTGCACGACGACGACGGCCGACGACACGCCTTCGACACCCAGGTCACCCACCTCCCCTGGCCGGTGACCGTCGCGCTGCAGGCCGGACTGGTCCTGCCGCTGCTGTGGCGGCGGCGAAGGCCGTCACTCGCCTTCGCCGTGATCGCCGCGGTGCTCTTCCTGCAGGTGGCGCTGGGAGTCTGGCTGCGCGCCGACGTCGCCCTGCTGATCGCCCTCTACAGCCTGGTGCTGCACGGACAGCTCCGGCGGCTGCCCGTCGCCTGCGCGGTCACCGCGGCCGCCCTCGGCCTGGTCGCCCTGCGGCTGCCGTCCGCCGTGTCCGTCCTGGACGCGCTGTTCTTCCTGTTCAGCACGATCACCGCGGCGGTCGCGCTCGGTCTGGCCGTACGGATCCGGCGCGCCCAGCTCGCCGTCCTGCGCGACCGTGCGACCCGCCTGGAGATCGAACGCGACCAGCGCAGCAAGCTCGCCGCCGCCGCCGAACGCACCCGGGTGGCCCGCGAGATGCACGACATCGTCGGCCACAACCTCTCCGTCATCATCACGCTCGCCGACGGTGGCGCGTACGCGACCGACATCGCACCGGAACGCGGCAAGCAGGCCCTGCTGCTCATCGGTGACACCGGGCGTCAGGCGCTGGGCGAACTGCGCCGCATGCTCGGCGTGCTGCGCGAGCAGACCCAGACCCCCGCCGCGCCCCAGCTCAGCCCCCAGCCGGGCATCGCGGACATCGACGCCCTGTGCGCCCGGATCCGCGCCGCCGGTCCCCAGGTCGTCTATCGCACGGGCGGCGAGCTGGACACCCTGGACCGCGGGGTCCAGCTGACGGTGTACCGCATAGTGCAGGAAGCACTCACCAACGCCCTCAAGCACGCGGGCCACGACACCCGCGTCGAGCTCGCGGTCGGTGTCAAGGACACGCGGCTGCACATCGACGTCCACGACACCGGCCGGGGTGGCGGTACGGTCCGTCCGGGGCCGCCACAGGTGGAAGGACACGGACTCGCCGGTATGAGAGAACGCGCAGCCCTCTACGGCGGGACCGTCAGCGCGGGACCCGCCCCCGGCGGAGGATGGACGGTGCGGGCCACCCTCGACCTCACCCCCCTGGCCGAGACCCTGGCCGAGACCCCGGCCGAGACCCCGGCCGAGACCGATGTCACCCCGCCGGCCGCCACAGGAGGTGCGGTGTGA
- a CDS encoding acyl-CoA carboxylase subunit beta, whose protein sequence is MTVLDEAAPSGEPTDARGRVAELHAIRAAALRGPSEKATEAQHAKGKLTARERIALLLDEGSFQEVEQLRRHRATGFGLEARKPYTDGVVTGWGTVEGRTVFVYAHDFRIFGGALGEAHATKIHKIMDMAIAAGAPLVSLNDGAGARIQEGVSALAGYGGIFQRNTKASGVIPQISVMLGPCAGGAAYSPALTDFVFMVRETSQMFITGPDVVKAVTGEEITQNGLGGADVHAETSGVCHFAYDDEETCIAEVRYLLSMLPQNNRENPPHATSQDPADRRSDVLLDLVPADGNRPYDMTKVIEEIVDDGDCLEVHERWARNIICALARLDGQVVGIVANQPQSLAGVLDIEASEKAARFVQMCDAFNIPIVTLLDVPGFLPGVDQEHGGIIRHGAKLLYAYCNATVPRISLILRKAYGGAYIVMDSQSIGADLTYAWPTNEIAVMGAEGAANVIFRRQIAEAADPEAMRVRMVKEYKAELMHPYYAAERGLVDDVIDPAETREVLIRSLAMLQSKHADLPSRKHGNPPQ, encoded by the coding sequence ATGACCGTTTTGGATGAGGCCGCACCCTCAGGCGAACCCACGGACGCACGCGGGCGCGTGGCCGAACTGCACGCGATTCGTGCGGCGGCGCTGCGAGGACCCAGCGAGAAGGCGACCGAGGCGCAGCACGCCAAGGGCAAGCTGACCGCCCGGGAGCGCATCGCCCTGCTGCTGGACGAAGGCAGCTTCCAGGAGGTCGAGCAGTTGCGCCGGCACCGGGCGACCGGGTTCGGTCTGGAGGCCAGGAAGCCGTACACCGACGGTGTCGTCACCGGCTGGGGCACGGTGGAGGGCCGTACGGTCTTCGTCTACGCGCACGACTTCCGTATCTTCGGCGGTGCGCTGGGCGAGGCGCACGCCACGAAGATCCACAAGATCATGGACATGGCCATCGCGGCCGGCGCGCCGCTGGTCTCCCTCAACGACGGTGCGGGCGCCCGCATCCAGGAGGGCGTGAGTGCGCTCGCCGGCTACGGCGGCATCTTCCAGCGCAACACGAAGGCGTCGGGCGTCATCCCGCAGATCTCGGTGATGCTCGGCCCGTGCGCGGGCGGCGCCGCCTACAGTCCCGCGCTGACGGACTTCGTGTTCATGGTCCGCGAGACCTCGCAGATGTTCATCACCGGCCCCGACGTCGTCAAGGCGGTCACCGGCGAGGAGATCACCCAGAACGGGCTCGGCGGCGCCGACGTCCACGCGGAGACCTCCGGTGTCTGTCACTTCGCGTACGACGACGAGGAGACCTGCATCGCGGAGGTGCGCTACCTCCTGTCGATGCTCCCGCAGAACAACCGCGAGAACCCGCCGCACGCGACCTCGCAGGACCCCGCGGACCGCCGCTCGGACGTCCTCCTGGACCTGGTCCCGGCGGACGGCAACCGGCCGTACGACATGACGAAGGTCATCGAGGAGATCGTCGACGACGGCGACTGCCTGGAGGTCCACGAGCGCTGGGCCCGCAACATCATCTGCGCGCTGGCCCGCCTTGACGGCCAGGTGGTGGGCATCGTCGCCAACCAGCCGCAGTCCCTCGCGGGCGTGCTGGACATCGAGGCCTCCGAAAAAGCTGCGCGCTTTGTCCAGATGTGTGACGCTTTTAATATTCCGATCGTCACCCTCCTGGATGTTCCCGGATTCCTGCCCGGGGTCGACCAGGAGCACGGCGGGATCATCCGGCACGGCGCCAAACTGCTGTACGCGTACTGCAACGCGACGGTGCCGCGGATCTCGCTCATCCTGCGCAAGGCGTACGGAGGTGCCTACATCGTCATGGACAGCCAGTCCATCGGGGCCGACCTCACCTACGCCTGGCCCACCAACGAGATTGCCGTGATGGGTGCGGAAGGTGCGGCCAACGTCATCTTCCGTCGGCAGATCGCCGAGGCCGCCGACCCCGAGGCCATGCGCGTACGCATGGTCAAGGAGTACAAGGCCGAACTCATGCACCCCTACTACGCGGCCGAGCGGGGCCTGGTCGACGACGTCATCGACCCGGCGGAGACCCGCGAGGTGCTGATCCGCTCCCTGGCCATGCTGCAGTCCAAGCACGCGGACCTGCCCTCCCGCAAGCACGGCAACCCCCCGCAGTAA
- a CDS encoding ABC transporter permease translates to MSTITVTDSSAPAPARTARPEYKVTGRRVLRSEWAKLWSLRSTWITLGLGLLFLVAFGVIAAAHYKSQINSGGRLRPDDATATALSLSVFGTNFAQLALGVLGVLVTAGEYSTGMIRSTLAAVPRRLPVLWSKSAVFGLVALAVSTIGVFVAFMITSGIVSGTPAALTISHSGVVRSLLGAGLYLGLVGVIGTALGALLRSVAGGISVLVASLMLIPGLISLLPTSWQDNISPYLPSNAGESMFALTHDSTTLAPTAGLLVFLGWTVLALAGAAYRLLRTDA, encoded by the coding sequence ATGAGCACCATCACCGTCACCGACAGCTCCGCGCCCGCACCGGCGCGGACCGCACGTCCCGAGTACAAGGTCACCGGTCGGCGCGTGCTGCGCTCGGAGTGGGCCAAGCTGTGGTCCCTGCGCTCCACCTGGATCACCCTCGGTCTGGGCCTGTTGTTCCTGGTCGCGTTCGGCGTGATCGCCGCCGCGCACTACAAGTCCCAGATCAACTCCGGTGGGCGGCTGCGCCCGGACGACGCCACGGCCACCGCGCTCAGCCTCTCCGTGTTCGGCACGAACTTCGCCCAGCTGGCGCTCGGCGTCCTGGGCGTGCTGGTCACCGCCGGCGAGTACTCCACCGGCATGATCCGCTCCACGCTGGCCGCCGTCCCGCGCCGCCTGCCGGTGCTGTGGTCCAAGTCGGCGGTGTTCGGCCTGGTCGCCCTCGCCGTCTCCACCATCGGCGTCTTCGTCGCGTTCATGATCACCAGCGGGATCGTCTCCGGCACCCCGGCGGCCCTCACGATCTCCCACTCCGGTGTCGTGCGCAGCCTGCTGGGCGCGGGTCTCTACCTGGGCCTGGTCGGCGTGATCGGCACCGCCCTGGGCGCCCTGCTGCGCTCGGTCGCCGGCGGCATATCGGTCCTGGTCGCCTCGCTGATGCTGATCCCCGGCCTGATCTCGCTGCTGCCCACCTCGTGGCAGGACAACATCAGCCCGTACCTGCCCAGCAACGCGGGTGAGTCGATGTTCGCGCTCACCCACGACTCGACGACCCTCGCGCCCACGGCCGGGCTCCTGGTCTTCCTCGGCTGGACCGTGCTCGCCCTGGCGGGCGCCGCCTACCGCCTCCTGCGCACCGACGCCTGA
- a CDS encoding class I SAM-dependent methyltransferase, with the protein MTDLAYLAAVRESYDRVAADYAEQVKTPAQLDPLSRAMLVAFAEMVRTADVGALADLGCGPGLVTAHLADLGVSAFGIDLSPAMVELARRAHPGLRFTVGSMTELPLDDDELGGILAYYSVHHTPPELLPVVFAEFRRTLAPGGRLMIAGYVGAGERLCPTQAYGGHPVSFESYLLPPDRVAELLEQAGLVVTARLVQEPGEGAKRTVATFLARKPERS; encoded by the coding sequence GTGACTGATCTCGCCTACCTAGCCGCCGTCCGGGAGTCGTACGACAGGGTCGCCGCCGACTACGCCGAACAGGTCAAGACCCCGGCGCAGCTGGATCCGCTGTCGCGCGCGATGCTCGTCGCGTTCGCCGAGATGGTGCGGACGGCCGACGTCGGCGCCCTCGCGGACCTGGGGTGCGGGCCCGGCCTGGTGACGGCTCATCTCGCCGACCTGGGGGTGTCCGCCTTCGGCATCGACCTCTCGCCCGCGATGGTCGAGCTGGCCCGTCGGGCCCACCCGGGTCTGCGTTTCACCGTCGGGTCGATGACCGAGCTGCCCCTCGATGACGACGAGCTCGGCGGCATCCTCGCCTACTACTCCGTCCACCACACGCCACCGGAGTTGTTGCCCGTCGTGTTCGCCGAATTCCGTCGCACGCTCGCGCCCGGCGGCCGTCTGATGATCGCCGGTTATGTGGGAGCCGGAGAACGTCTGTGTCCGACGCAGGCGTACGGCGGCCATCCGGTGTCCTTCGAGTCCTACCTGTTGCCGCCGGACCGGGTCGCCGAGCTGTTGGAGCAGGCCGGGCTCGTCGTCACCGCGCGACTGGTGCAGGAGCCCGGCGAGGGGGCCAAGAGGACGGTCGCCACGTTCCTCGCCCGAAAGCCGGAGCGGTCATGA
- a CDS encoding ABC transporter ATP-binding protein — protein sequence MIEAHQLTKRYGEKTAVDRLDFVVRPGTVTGFLGPNGAGKSTTMRMIVGLDAPSDGSVTVNGKHYAAHTAPLQEVGALLEAKSIHPGRSAFDHLMAQAYTHGIPRRRVAEVIELTGLQSVAKKRAGAFSLGMGQRLGIAAALLGDPATIMLDEPVNGLDPEGVLWIRNLLTGLAADGRTVFVSSHLMSEMALVADHLIVVGRGRLLADTTVQELVQQAGGDTVTVASDQSARLREVLAGPGVEITGAVGSEELHVTGLSARAIGLKAAEHGIPLFELSSRTVSLEQAFMDLTRDAVEYHATATVEAPGRAA from the coding sequence ATGATCGAGGCACATCAGCTGACGAAGCGGTACGGGGAGAAGACGGCGGTCGACCGGCTCGACTTCGTCGTCAGGCCCGGCACGGTCACCGGCTTCCTGGGCCCGAACGGCGCGGGCAAGTCCACCACCATGCGCATGATCGTCGGACTGGACGCGCCGTCCGACGGCAGCGTGACGGTCAACGGCAAGCACTACGCCGCGCACACCGCGCCGCTCCAGGAGGTCGGCGCGCTGCTGGAGGCCAAGTCGATCCACCCCGGCCGCTCCGCGTTCGACCACCTGATGGCGCAGGCCTACACCCACGGCATTCCGCGCCGCCGGGTGGCGGAGGTCATCGAGCTGACCGGTCTGCAGTCCGTGGCCAAGAAGCGCGCGGGCGCCTTCTCCCTCGGCATGGGCCAGCGGCTGGGTATCGCCGCCGCGCTCCTCGGCGACCCGGCCACCATCATGCTCGACGAGCCGGTCAACGGACTGGACCCCGAGGGCGTGCTGTGGATCCGCAACCTGCTGACCGGACTCGCGGCGGACGGCCGTACGGTCTTCGTCTCCTCGCACCTGATGAGCGAGATGGCGCTGGTGGCCGACCACCTGATCGTCGTCGGCCGCGGTCGCCTGCTCGCCGACACCACGGTGCAGGAGCTGGTTCAGCAGGCCGGCGGCGACACCGTGACCGTGGCCTCCGACCAATCGGCCCGCCTGCGCGAGGTGCTGGCCGGCCCCGGCGTCGAGATCACCGGCGCGGTCGGCTCCGAGGAGCTGCACGTGACGGGCCTGTCCGCACGGGCCATCGGTCTCAAGGCCGCCGAGCACGGCATCCCCCTGTTCGAGCTCAGCTCCCGGACCGTCTCGCTGGAACAGGCCTTCATGGACCTGACCCGTGACGCCGTCGAGTACCACGCCACCGCCACCGTCGAGGCCCCCGGGAGGGCGGCATGA
- a CDS encoding DUF4180 domain-containing protein yields the protein MSTLQTIHDVPVMMCAAEGEVIGGEGDVLDLIGNASYQGAQWVVIPVERFDEAFFQLRTRVAGGIVQKFANYRMALVVLGDISRHTEASSALRDFVRECNRGRQTWFLTDVEELRERLKG from the coding sequence ATGAGCACCCTGCAGACGATCCATGACGTACCCGTGATGATGTGCGCCGCCGAGGGCGAGGTCATCGGAGGCGAGGGCGACGTCCTGGATCTCATCGGCAACGCCTCCTACCAGGGCGCCCAGTGGGTGGTCATTCCCGTCGAGCGGTTCGACGAGGCGTTCTTTCAGCTGCGTACCCGCGTGGCCGGCGGCATCGTCCAGAAGTTCGCCAACTACCGGATGGCACTCGTCGTCCTCGGCGACATCTCCCGTCACACGGAGGCCAGTTCGGCGCTGCGGGACTTCGTCCGTGAGTGCAACCGGGGGCGGCAGACCTGGTTCCTCACCGATGTCGAGGAACTGCGGGAACGCCTGAAGGGCTGA
- a CDS encoding response regulator, with protein sequence MTTVLIVDDQPLQRLGFRMLLESTPDTEVVGEAAHGADAVRRAAELRPDVILMDVRMPGMDGIEATRRVVASGDRSRVLILTTFDLDEYAHAALRAGASGFLLKDAHPEELLAGIRAVAAGDAVIAPALTRRLLDAYAKHLPRNASGRPGASGPRTADDPRVRALTEREYEIFVAIGQGWSNSEIAERLVVAESTVKTHVGRVLAKVGARDRVQAVILAYDLGLAHPNPPD encoded by the coding sequence GTGACCACCGTGCTCATCGTGGACGACCAGCCACTGCAACGCCTCGGCTTCCGGATGCTCCTGGAGAGCACCCCCGACACCGAAGTCGTCGGCGAGGCGGCCCACGGCGCCGACGCCGTCCGCAGGGCCGCCGAACTGCGCCCGGACGTGATCCTCATGGACGTACGGATGCCCGGCATGGACGGCATCGAGGCCACCCGTCGCGTGGTCGCCTCCGGTGACCGCTCCCGCGTCCTCATCCTGACCACGTTCGATCTGGACGAATACGCCCACGCGGCGCTGCGCGCGGGAGCCAGCGGATTCCTCCTCAAGGACGCCCACCCCGAGGAACTGCTGGCCGGTATCCGCGCGGTCGCGGCGGGCGACGCGGTGATCGCCCCCGCACTGACCCGCCGCCTCCTGGACGCCTACGCCAAGCACCTGCCCCGGAATGCGTCCGGTCGGCCGGGTGCGTCGGGTCCAAGGACGGCGGACGACCCCCGGGTGCGCGCTCTCACCGAACGGGAGTACGAGATCTTCGTCGCCATAGGCCAGGGCTGGAGCAACAGCGAGATCGCCGAACGCCTGGTCGTCGCGGAATCCACCGTGAAGACCCATGTCGGCCGGGTCCTGGCGAAGGTGGGAGCCCGCGACCGCGTCCAGGCGGTCATCCTCGCCTACGACCTCGGCCTCGCCCACCCGAACCCACCCGACTAG
- a CDS encoding YceI family protein yields the protein MGIFGRKTTDTPAAATTAPAAVSPELAALTGEYTIDPSHSEIGFVARHAMVTNVKGYFQDFDGTLHLDGTDPSKSTATIDVKMESIETGSADRDGHLKSSDFFKIDEFPTMTFRSTKAEALGGDDYRITGDLSILGVTKPLSIDLEFNGSAKDPFGNERVGFEGKAEILRSEWGLTWNAALETGGVLVSDKIKLTFDISAIKKA from the coding sequence ATGGGCATCTTCGGCCGCAAGACCACCGACACCCCCGCCGCCGCGACCACCGCCCCCGCCGCTGTGAGCCCCGAACTCGCCGCGCTCACCGGCGAATACACGATCGACCCGTCCCACTCGGAGATCGGTTTCGTCGCCCGTCACGCCATGGTGACGAACGTCAAGGGCTACTTCCAGGACTTCGACGGCACCCTGCACCTGGACGGCACGGACCCGTCCAAGTCCACCGCCACGATCGACGTCAAGATGGAAAGCATCGAGACGGGCTCCGCGGACCGTGACGGCCACCTGAAGAGCTCCGACTTCTTCAAGATCGACGAGTTCCCGACCATGACCTTCCGCTCCACCAAGGCGGAGGCCCTCGGCGGCGACGACTACCGGATCACCGGCGACCTGTCGATCCTCGGCGTCACCAAGCCGCTCTCCATCGACCTGGAGTTCAACGGCTCCGCGAAGGACCCCTTCGGCAACGAGCGCGTCGGTTTCGAGGGCAAGGCGGAGATCCTGCGGTCCGAGTGGGGCCTCACCTGGAACGCGGCCCTGGAGACCGGTGGCGTCCTCGTCTCCGACAAGATCAAGCTGACCTTCGACATCTCGGCGATCAAGAAGGCCTGA
- a CDS encoding acyl-CoA carboxylase subunit epsilon: MDTPDIRVEKGHAEPEEVAAITAILLARAAAQPDTTPTHRGRAKAGWRRLEREPGFRAPHSWHG; this comes from the coding sequence ATGGACACCCCTGACATCCGCGTCGAGAAGGGCCACGCCGAGCCCGAGGAAGTCGCCGCCATCACGGCCATCCTCCTGGCCCGCGCCGCCGCCCAGCCGGACACCACCCCCACCCACCGTGGCCGTGCGAAGGCCGGCTGGCGCCGCCTGGAGCGCGAGCCCGGCTTCCGCGCCCCGCACAGCTGGCACGGCTAG